In Limisalsivibrio acetivorans, one genomic interval encodes:
- the cas6f gene encoding type I-F CRISPR-associated endoribonuclease Cas6/Csy4 produces MTHYVDIKAVPPSEVTVPVVLNKVFSRFHKALVQEDSPELAVSFPKEGVKDTGSPLGDVIRVHGEEMSLKRFMETGWLGGMRDYVQAGMVKSVPSGAEHVAVRRVQVKSSMERVRRRQMKRHGYTEEEAREKYPDSAEKRTRKPFINVKSGSTEHSFRLFIQQKRVNEPGEGGFNKYGLSKGGTVPLF; encoded by the coding sequence ATGACCCACTATGTTGATATAAAGGCGGTGCCTCCTTCGGAGGTAACTGTTCCGGTGGTTCTTAACAAGGTTTTCTCAAGGTTTCATAAGGCCTTGGTTCAGGAGGACAGCCCCGAGCTTGCCGTCAGCTTTCCTAAGGAAGGTGTGAAGGACACAGGCTCACCCCTTGGCGATGTCATTCGTGTCCACGGGGAAGAGATGAGCCTTAAAAGGTTCATGGAGACAGGCTGGCTGGGTGGCATGCGTGACTACGTTCAGGCAGGGATGGTGAAATCTGTCCCCTCCGGTGCGGAGCATGTTGCTGTGCGCAGGGTTCAAGTTAAGAGCAGTATGGAGCGAGTCCGCCGCAGACAGATGAAACGCCACGGCTATACCGAAGAAGAAGCTAGAGAAAAATACCCCGATTCAGCAGAGAAAAGGACAAGAAAGCCCTTTATCAATGTAAAAAGCGGGAGCACAGAGCACAGTTTTCGCCTCTTTATCCAGCAGAAGCGTGTTAATGAACCCGGCGAGGGGGGCTTTAATAAGTATGGCTTAAGTAAAGGGGGCACAGTACCCCTTTTCTAA
- the csy3 gene encoding type I-F CRISPR-associated protein Csy3 codes for MSNVKTPTVLAFDRKLDVSDGLFYAGNWENRGKEGWETIPVREKAVRGTISNWMKTSKQDPAKMDAAVQSPNLQTVDIAALPDTADTLKINFTLRVLGGTGKPSACNDYGYMAKLKDIVDEYNTEHGFGILAERYAQNIANGRFLWRNRIGVEDAEIHVSRIKKGEAVEKWVFDAHKFSLKRFGDNKSEDFKALVKTIEEGLTSEDNYVLLDITAYSRFGRGQEVFPSQELSLDKSNVKGTKSKLLYTVEETAAMHSQKIGNAIRTIDTWYPEADELEQGPIAVEPYGSVTSMGKAFRQPKIGKKDFYNLLDNWMEKDKKPEEEQQHYIMAVFVRGGVFGKGKEK; via the coding sequence ATGAGTAATGTAAAGACACCGACAGTATTGGCGTTTGACAGGAAACTGGATGTATCAGATGGACTTTTCTATGCAGGAAACTGGGAAAACAGAGGAAAAGAAGGGTGGGAGACCATCCCCGTTCGTGAAAAGGCTGTTCGTGGAACAATCTCAAACTGGATGAAGACGAGTAAGCAGGACCCTGCGAAGATGGATGCCGCTGTGCAAAGCCCGAACCTGCAGACAGTGGATATTGCCGCACTCCCCGATACTGCGGATACGCTCAAGATTAACTTTACCCTCAGGGTCCTTGGCGGAACAGGCAAACCTTCAGCATGTAACGATTACGGCTACATGGCAAAGCTTAAAGATATTGTTGATGAGTATAATACTGAACACGGTTTTGGGATACTCGCGGAAAGGTACGCCCAGAATATCGCAAACGGCAGGTTTCTCTGGAGAAACAGGATAGGTGTTGAGGATGCCGAGATCCATGTCTCCAGAATCAAAAAGGGTGAAGCTGTCGAAAAATGGGTTTTCGATGCCCACAAGTTCTCCTTGAAGCGTTTTGGCGATAACAAAAGCGAGGACTTCAAGGCGCTTGTAAAGACAATAGAAGAAGGTCTCACCAGCGAGGACAACTATGTTCTCCTCGATATAACTGCCTACTCCCGTTTCGGTAGAGGGCAGGAGGTTTTTCCTTCCCAGGAACTTTCCCTGGATAAATCTAATGTAAAGGGAACAAAGAGCAAACTTCTTTATACTGTAGAGGAAACCGCCGCCATGCACTCTCAGAAGATAGGCAATGCAATCCGCACCATAGATACATGGTATCCGGAGGCGGATGAGCTCGAGCAGGGACCCATCGCCGTTGAGCCCTATGGCTCTGTTACATCCATGGGCAAGGCTTTCCGTCAACCTAAGATAGGTAAGAAGGATTTCTATAACCTCCTTGATAACTGGATGGAGAAGGACAAAAAGCCCGAAGAAGAACAGCAGCATTACATTATGGCAGTTTTTGTTCGAGGCGGAGTTTTTGGAAAAGGAAAGGAGAAGTAA
- the csy2 gene encoding type I-F CRISPR-associated protein Csy2, with translation MSKKPNTLVTLPHVRIQNANMISGPYSWGFPAVSNFLGFVHALHRKLGGAETSFDGVGIVCHDYEAQVYQPVPYVPHQLKITRNPYDSNGDPSSTLEEGRIHLDVTLVIGVWTADTTEAGLKELAEKVLEASQSMRIAGGSVLPRRKEDPKPYASPLSDIDDERKEQIARLKRRLIPGFVLVERGDILSERLKEMRVENPDSTALDALLDLCAVKVEPEMSPEEYEDKKAENEDKDFNVTWGFRRERPGWLVPIPVGFLPISELYEPGVVKNARDNEVPFRFVEAAYSMGEWLNPLKLRNAEDLMWYYESDPEIGTYLCKQKNK, from the coding sequence ATGAGTAAAAAGCCCAATACACTCGTAACTCTGCCCCATGTTCGCATACAGAATGCGAATATGATCTCAGGTCCCTACTCATGGGGATTCCCTGCTGTGAGCAACTTTCTTGGCTTTGTCCATGCACTGCATAGGAAGCTCGGCGGTGCCGAAACCTCCTTCGATGGTGTGGGTATAGTCTGCCACGATTATGAGGCGCAGGTTTATCAGCCTGTTCCCTATGTTCCGCATCAGCTTAAGATAACCCGTAACCCCTACGATAGTAATGGAGACCCCTCCAGTACTCTGGAGGAGGGGCGTATTCACCTTGATGTAACACTCGTTATAGGCGTTTGGACTGCTGATACTACCGAAGCAGGACTTAAGGAACTGGCAGAGAAGGTTCTGGAAGCTTCTCAGTCTATGCGAATAGCCGGAGGTTCCGTTCTGCCACGGAGAAAAGAGGACCCTAAACCCTATGCCAGCCCTCTTTCTGATATTGATGATGAGAGAAAAGAGCAGATTGCTAGGCTGAAACGCAGGCTTATCCCTGGCTTTGTCCTTGTAGAAAGGGGAGATATTCTCAGCGAAAGGCTCAAGGAGATGCGTGTTGAGAACCCTGATTCAACAGCCCTTGATGCACTTCTGGATCTCTGTGCAGTGAAGGTTGAGCCGGAAATGTCGCCGGAGGAATATGAGGATAAGAAAGCAGAGAACGAGGATAAGGATTTCAATGTTACGTGGGGATTCCGCAGAGAACGCCCCGGCTGGCTTGTTCCTATCCCGGTGGGCTTCCTACCCATATCCGAGCTCTATGAGCCGGGTGTGGTCAAGAATGCCCGTGATAATGAGGTTCCCTTCCGGTTTGTGGAGGCGGCCTATTCCATGGGCGAATGGCTCAATCCCTTAAAGCTCAGGAATGCCGAGGATCTCATGTGGTACTACGAATCCGATCCCGAAATAGGGACATATCTTTGTAAACAAAAAAATAAATAA
- the csy1 gene encoding type I-F CRISPR-associated protein Csy1 codes for MRDDPDKDSLPKDETVSGVIEAFLLEKKEKELKPEKKKLESEDDFEKRVKILEKIDKINEKFTLENWLENAAKGVEPDRLSSLRLVTHAPKYTHKDAKATGVFLQNPLYSSDELVGTHSLNEKPLDCMGNAAYLGTFPLYRSTVNGVPIYELFMRKDPELLNALSDDPEKSEELYKAFYQALNIGEPYADTLLKQLYFPVGYSYHLLTPLYPSVVVHYVHRCMSDIRFSKEIKEIRDLKSKNKPHSCGYRYYPDLALQGVGGSKPQNASQLNSQRGGQGYLLPSLPPKWVSKDTKPILYIEDPIEKVFSKRKDVWSQFKGYLRILKRYEDRTNLEIREMSSKYREALLDELTLFTFEMRQLEPGWSNDENCRLNQSFRLWLDSGMEVGNLDEEYQNIDWVEDVATAYVKWFTRTFDKEAKKAKYEKPLGDEDIVQVRKEAAEVLKDLARGFDNE; via the coding sequence ATGCGAGACGACCCGGATAAGGATAGTTTGCCCAAAGATGAGACCGTTAGTGGTGTCATAGAGGCCTTTCTTCTAGAAAAGAAGGAAAAAGAACTAAAACCTGAGAAAAAAAAGCTAGAAAGTGAAGATGATTTTGAGAAGAGGGTGAAGATCCTGGAGAAGATCGATAAGATCAATGAGAAATTTACCCTCGAAAACTGGCTTGAAAATGCGGCTAAAGGAGTTGAGCCGGATAGACTTTCATCCTTAAGACTTGTTACTCATGCGCCTAAATACACTCACAAAGATGCTAAAGCCACAGGTGTGTTTTTACAGAACCCTCTATATAGCTCAGACGAGCTTGTAGGGACACATTCACTGAATGAAAAACCTTTGGATTGTATGGGAAACGCTGCTTATCTTGGAACATTTCCACTTTATAGATCCACAGTTAATGGAGTTCCAATATATGAGCTTTTTATGCGAAAAGATCCTGAATTGCTTAATGCATTATCAGATGATCCAGAAAAGTCAGAGGAGCTTTATAAAGCATTCTATCAAGCTCTCAACATAGGTGAACCCTATGCGGACACTCTGCTGAAACAGCTGTACTTCCCTGTGGGTTATTCATACCATCTCCTAACGCCCCTGTATCCTTCTGTAGTTGTTCATTATGTGCACAGATGTATGAGTGATATCAGGTTCTCCAAAGAAATTAAGGAGATTAGGGATCTGAAATCTAAAAATAAACCACACAGTTGCGGATACCGTTACTACCCTGATCTTGCTTTGCAGGGGGTTGGTGGCTCAAAGCCGCAGAACGCCAGTCAGCTTAACAGCCAGCGTGGTGGGCAAGGGTATCTGTTGCCCTCACTCCCGCCAAAGTGGGTATCAAAAGATACAAAGCCGATTCTGTATATCGAAGACCCCATTGAGAAGGTTTTTTCCAAAAGGAAAGATGTCTGGAGCCAGTTTAAGGGATACCTGCGCATATTGAAAAGGTATGAAGATCGTACAAACCTCGAGATTAGAGAAATGAGCAGCAAATATAGAGAGGCTCTACTGGACGAACTGACCCTTTTCACCTTTGAGATGCGACAACTCGAGCCTGGTTGGAGCAATGATGAAAACTGCCGATTGAACCAGTCTTTCAGGTTGTGGCTCGATTCCGGCATGGAAGTGGGTAACCTGGATGAGGAATATCAGAATATCGACTGGGTAGAGGATGTGGCTACGGCCTATGTGAAGTGGTTCACAAGAACCTTCGATAAAGAGGCTAAGAAGGCTAAGTATGAGAAACCTCTGGGAGATGAAGACATCGTTCAGGTTCGCAAAGAGGCTGCCGAAGTACTGAAGGATCTGGCTAGGGGGTTTGATAATGAGTAA
- the cas3f gene encoding type I-F CRISPR-associated helicase Cas3f encodes MNVLIVSQCSKNALKETRRVVDQFAERKGERVWQTEITKQGLDTLYKMLRRSARRNTSVACHWLKGRNRSEILWFVGDISRFTSTGTVPTNSTEKDILRSADENDWATGEQIRVLSALGALFHDFGKANNDFQKCLAQKGNTVNIIRHEWISVLILEAMASGKTDGEWLHELESGKWDGESIRSAALEKLWEKEHAPLKNLPPIARFVGWLVLSHHRLPTPDPEERGNIDGYINYPFNHANVRWNHFRDDNDQKRRKALELLQKLPTESEEWQKRAAKAARAVLRIIDLEQVEKCPPENNHYISAYCRLTLMMADHIYSGIGEPHKRETFDKSDKVLANKTGDPPQRLDEHIIGVEKMCHRILFELMGVDNAFSRIARHKLFRKNTREKRFMWQNDAFALAESVREDSRERGFFGINMASTGCGKTIANGRIMYGLADQERGARFTIALGLRVLTLQTGQAYREMMNLDETDLGILVGGQAYRDLYEENENFKGSESAEDLMPENSYVHYEGALDTGVLAEWLSGRRGAVKLLSSPVLTCTIDHLIPASEGIRGGQQIAPMLRLMTSDLVLDEPDDFDVGDLYALSRLVYFAGLAGSRVLLSSATITPSIAEALYRAYSRGRIEFNRNRGRCCAPVCAWFDEYGCTSDRPSGVKSFIEKHGDFAKRRIERLKNEVVRRRGVLIPYEPGDNKDNSGEAETRLAELVGEQSVKFHNEHHTVTAEGKRMSFGLVRMANIRNLVKTVLSFASLEPPEGVCFHFCCYHSRYPMIMRSNIEFVLDEILNRKKEFSPESNEFLAEALKKDGIDHIFIVFASPVAEVGRDHDYDWGIVEPSSMRSIIQLAGRIMRHREVKCETPNLGILRKNIRGKFSMPGFERYGFKINSHDLSEALEPEQYEVISSIPRLLERDVEDRCDNLSDFEHYVLRSHLIESSKVRPAKSFWATKAYLTGVIQSNTRFRKGSPETGYFLQIDEDGETCFCVTPYSLDEMSQADSDSTAKRDSSFNRVDLETPERSSTFINLDYTDLLGRIADEKNLSLEEASLRYGTFGVRESARALHFNERLGIWDD; translated from the coding sequence ATGAATGTTCTTATAGTTTCCCAGTGCTCGAAGAATGCCCTTAAAGAGACCCGTCGAGTTGTGGACCAGTTTGCCGAGCGGAAGGGTGAGCGTGTTTGGCAGACGGAGATAACGAAACAGGGGCTTGATACGCTTTATAAGATGCTCAGGAGGAGTGCGAGACGAAACACCTCCGTTGCCTGCCATTGGCTTAAGGGTCGGAATCGGAGTGAGATTCTGTGGTTTGTCGGTGATATAAGTAGGTTCACAAGCACCGGAACCGTACCCACGAATTCGACGGAGAAGGATATTTTGCGCAGTGCGGACGAGAATGATTGGGCAACGGGGGAGCAGATACGTGTTTTGAGTGCTCTTGGTGCATTGTTTCATGATTTTGGAAAAGCGAATAATGACTTTCAGAAATGTTTGGCTCAAAAGGGGAATACCGTAAACATTATTCGCCACGAATGGATTTCCGTATTGATATTGGAGGCGATGGCCTCGGGCAAGACGGATGGAGAATGGCTTCATGAGCTTGAATCAGGGAAATGGGATGGCGAATCAATAAGGAGTGCAGCGCTGGAAAAGCTGTGGGAAAAAGAACATGCACCGCTGAAAAATCTACCGCCCATAGCCCGTTTCGTCGGATGGCTTGTTCTTTCCCATCACAGACTTCCCACACCAGACCCGGAGGAGAGGGGAAATATTGATGGCTATATTAATTACCCCTTTAACCATGCGAATGTGCGGTGGAATCATTTCCGGGATGACAACGATCAAAAGCGCCGGAAGGCATTGGAATTATTACAAAAACTTCCCACAGAGAGCGAGGAGTGGCAAAAGAGAGCCGCAAAGGCCGCCAGAGCGGTTTTACGAATTATAGACTTAGAGCAGGTTGAGAAATGCCCTCCGGAGAATAATCATTATATATCCGCCTATTGCAGGCTGACACTCATGATGGCGGATCACATCTATTCCGGCATAGGTGAACCGCACAAACGAGAAACATTTGATAAATCGGATAAAGTGCTTGCAAACAAAACAGGCGATCCCCCCCAGCGGCTGGACGAGCATATAATCGGCGTTGAAAAGATGTGCCACCGTATCCTTTTCGAGCTCATGGGAGTTGATAACGCCTTTTCACGTATAGCCCGTCACAAGCTCTTTCGTAAAAACACCAGAGAAAAAAGGTTTATGTGGCAAAACGATGCTTTTGCATTGGCCGAGTCGGTGCGTGAAGATTCGAGAGAGAGGGGATTCTTCGGTATAAATATGGCCTCTACTGGTTGCGGCAAAACCATTGCGAATGGTCGGATAATGTATGGTCTTGCGGATCAGGAGCGTGGAGCGAGGTTCACCATAGCGCTGGGGCTTCGTGTTCTGACACTCCAGACCGGGCAGGCCTATAGAGAGATGATGAATCTTGATGAAACGGACCTCGGGATACTCGTCGGCGGTCAGGCGTATCGTGATTTATATGAGGAGAACGAGAACTTTAAGGGGAGTGAATCCGCAGAGGACCTGATGCCGGAAAACAGTTATGTCCATTATGAAGGCGCATTGGACACCGGAGTTTTAGCTGAGTGGCTTTCGGGCAGGAGAGGGGCAGTAAAGCTCCTCAGCTCACCTGTTCTTACATGTACCATAGACCACCTGATCCCGGCATCCGAAGGGATAAGGGGTGGCCAGCAGATTGCCCCCATGCTTCGCCTTATGACCAGTGACCTTGTTTTGGATGAGCCGGACGATTTCGATGTGGGTGATCTTTATGCGCTTTCGAGGCTGGTATATTTCGCTGGTCTGGCTGGGAGTCGTGTTTTGCTTTCCTCTGCGACTATAACACCATCTATCGCCGAAGCGCTGTATAGGGCATATTCCAGAGGCCGTATAGAGTTCAATAGAAACCGGGGGAGGTGTTGTGCTCCAGTCTGTGCGTGGTTTGATGAGTATGGCTGTACCTCGGACCGGCCCAGTGGTGTGAAATCGTTCATTGAAAAGCATGGCGATTTTGCAAAGCGAAGAATTGAAAGGCTCAAGAATGAGGTTGTACGCAGGCGTGGTGTACTGATTCCTTATGAGCCGGGTGACAATAAAGATAACTCCGGTGAGGCGGAGACGAGACTTGCCGAGCTTGTGGGGGAGCAGTCGGTAAAGTTCCATAATGAGCATCATACAGTGACAGCAGAGGGGAAGCGTATGAGCTTCGGCTTGGTGCGGATGGCGAATATCCGTAACCTTGTTAAAACTGTCCTCTCTTTTGCAAGTCTCGAGCCTCCGGAGGGTGTATGCTTCCATTTCTGCTGTTATCACTCCCGTTATCCGATGATCATGCGCTCGAATATAGAGTTTGTATTGGACGAAATACTCAACAGAAAAAAAGAGTTCAGTCCCGAGAGTAACGAGTTTTTGGCGGAGGCACTCAAGAAGGATGGCATAGATCATATATTTATAGTCTTTGCCTCTCCAGTGGCGGAGGTAGGCAGGGACCACGATTACGACTGGGGAATAGTGGAGCCATCGAGCATGCGTTCGATTATTCAGCTTGCCGGAAGGATCATGCGGCACAGGGAGGTGAAGTGCGAAACACCGAACCTGGGGATACTTAGGAAAAATATCCGTGGAAAGTTTAGCATGCCCGGGTTTGAAAGGTATGGTTTTAAGATAAACAGCCATGACCTCAGCGAGGCTTTAGAGCCAGAGCAGTATGAGGTGATCAGCTCGATTCCCCGGCTATTGGAGCGGGATGTGGAGGACAGATGTGATAACCTGAGCGATTTCGAACATTATGTTCTGCGCAGTCATTTAATCGAGTCTAGCAAGGTACGTCCGGCTAAGAGTTTTTGGGCTACTAAGGCTTATCTCACAGGTGTGATACAGAGTAATACACGCTTCAGAAAGGGTAGTCCTGAGACTGGCTATTTCCTTCAGATTGATGAGGACGGGGAAACATGCTTTTGTGTGACTCCCTATTCGCTGGATGAAATGAGTCAGGCAGATTCGGATAGCACCGCAAAGAGAGACAGCTCCTTTAATCGTGTGGATCTGGAGACACCTGAGCGAAGCAGTACATTTATAAACCTGGATTACACCGATCTCTTAGGGCGTATTGCTGATGAGAAAAACCTTTCGTTAGAGGAAGCCTCACTTCGATATGGAACCTTCGGAGTAAGGGAGAGCGCTAGGGCTCTGCACTTCAACGAGCGTTTAGGTATATGGGATGACTGA
- the cas1f gene encoding type I-F CRISPR-associated endonuclease Cas1f has translation MEDLNPSDMKTILLSKRANIYYLEHTRILVKGGRVEYVAERGKRSDYYNIPIANTTVIMLGPGTSVTQAAIRYLAKAGVLLGFCGGGGTPFFGGTEWDGRETEMLYVTPQSEYRPTNYLQSWVSFWFDEEKRLKAAKLFQKKRLENISKGWFHNILTEQNFQPAETGLNNALDRFSGKIEKAESTNDLLMHEAELTKKLYGNASRSCSIAEFKRSERGDSRDMANKMLDAGNYLAYGLGAASAWVLGLPHGLAVLHGKTRRGGLVFDIADIIKDALILPQAFVSASNGEDMREFRDRCISNFLRYGAMDVMIDTVKETCQEMQKEHE, from the coding sequence ATGGAAGATTTGAACCCCTCGGACATGAAGACAATCCTGCTCTCGAAGCGGGCAAACATATACTATCTTGAGCATACCAGAATCCTTGTTAAGGGTGGCCGTGTTGAGTATGTGGCTGAGCGTGGCAAAAGGAGCGATTATTACAACATCCCCATTGCGAACACAACCGTAATTATGCTTGGCCCTGGGACATCTGTCACGCAGGCGGCGATAAGGTATCTGGCTAAAGCGGGCGTACTTCTCGGCTTTTGCGGTGGTGGCGGAACCCCGTTTTTCGGTGGAACGGAATGGGATGGCAGGGAAACAGAGATGCTTTACGTAACCCCGCAGAGTGAATACCGGCCTACTAATTATCTCCAGTCTTGGGTCTCTTTTTGGTTTGATGAAGAGAAACGGTTGAAAGCTGCGAAGCTGTTTCAGAAAAAACGTTTGGAGAACATATCGAAGGGGTGGTTCCATAATATATTAACTGAACAGAACTTTCAACCAGCTGAAACCGGTCTGAATAATGCGCTGGATAGGTTCTCTGGAAAGATAGAAAAGGCTGAGAGCACAAATGATCTTCTTATGCATGAGGCGGAGCTGACAAAGAAGCTATACGGTAATGCGTCAAGATCCTGCAGTATAGCAGAATTTAAGCGGTCTGAACGTGGTGATTCCCGGGATATGGCAAACAAGATGCTGGATGCGGGAAACTATCTCGCCTATGGCCTGGGCGCCGCATCCGCATGGGTGCTCGGTCTACCCCACGGCCTTGCTGTTCTGCATGGTAAAACTAGGCGGGGCGGACTTGTCTTTGATATTGCAGACATTATTAAGGATGCTCTAATACTTCCGCAGGCCTTTGTCTCTGCCTCAAACGGTGAGGATATGCGCGAATTTCGTGACAGATGTATAAGCAACTTTCTAAGGTACGGCGCAATGGACGTCATGATCGATACAGTGAAAGAGACCTGTCAAGAGATGCAGAAGGAGCACGAATGA